The sequence CCGGTCCGCGCCCCGGTCTCCGACGCCTCCTCCGACAGCCGCACGGTGGACCCGTTCGAGGTCTTCATCGGCTCCCCCGCCCCCGACGACCTCGACGGCCTCCTCCAGCGGACGGTCGAACGCGCCCGCGACATGCTCGACGCCGACGCCGCGTTCCTGCTCCTGGCCACCGACGACGAGACGGAGCTGGAGGTCCGCGCCACGACGGGCCTCCCCTCGGCCCGTCAGCGCTTCGCCCGGGTCCCGGTCGAAGCCGGGACGGGACGCTACGGCTCCGCCCGCATGCCGGCCGTGCACGAGGATCTGACCGCCGTCCCCGGTGCGGTCCCGCTCCTCACCGACACCGGGATGCGCTCGGTCGTCACGGTCCCGCTGAAGGTCGAGGGCCGGCTCACGGGCTCCCTCGGCGTCGCGGCGGAGGGCGCGGGCCGCTACTCGAACGAGGAGGCCCTGCGGCTCCAGTTCGCGGCCGACCGCATCGCGCTGGCCGTGGAGTCCGCCCGCCTCGGCGAGCTGGAGCGGCTGCGCCGCGGCTCCCTGTCCTTCCTCGTCGAGGCCTCCGACCTGCTGGCCGGCACGCTGGACCGGGACCAGACCCTGGCGCTCATGGCCCAGATGACCGTCCCGACCCTGGCCACCTGGTGCGCCGTCTACACCATCGCGGACCAGTCGTCCGATCCGTATCTCTCGTACGTGCTCCACGAGGACGAGGACCTCATCGACGGCCTCAAGGCCCTGCTCTCGAAGATCGCCCCACCGGATCCGGTCCCCACTCCGGGCGCCCGCGTCTGGGCCGCCCCCGCGGAGGCGGGCCACCGCGCGGCGCTGTCCACGTCGACCCGCAGCCTGGCCCACGACGCCCCGCTGAGCATGAGCACCGCCACCCGCACCACGCTCGCCACGGCCCAGGCGGTCGGCGGCGAGACGGTGGTCCTGCCGCTGGTCGCCCGCAACCGCGTGATCGGCATGCTGACGCTCGGGAAGCCCTCGGACGACCACTTCCGCCAGGAGATCCTGGAACTGGCCGAGGACCTGTCCCGTCGGGCCGCCCTGGCCCTGGACAACGCCCGCCTGTATTCGGAGCGCATGGCGATCAGCCAGTCCCTCCAGCGCAGCCTGCTGCCCCCGGGCCTCCCCGACGTGCCGAACGTCGAGATCGAGGTCATCTACCGCGCCGCGGGCGAGGGCAACGAGGTCGGCGGCGACTTCTACGACGTCTTCCCCATCCGCGACGGCGCGTACGGCTTCGCCATCGGCGACGTCTGCGGTACGGGCCCCGAGGCGGCCGCCGTCACGGGCCTCGCCCGCCACGCGCTGCGCCTGCTGGCCCGCGAGGGCTTCGGCGGCCCGGCGGTCCTGGAGCGCCTCAACGCGGCGATCCTCGACGAGGGAGCCCGCAGTCGCTTCCTGACCCTCCTCTATGGCGAGCTGTGGCCCCAGGAGGACGGCAGCGCCCTCCTGAAGGTGGTCTGCGCCGGCCATCCGCTGCCACTGCGCCTGCGCCAGGACGGCTCCGTGGAGTCCGCCGCGGAACCGCAGCCGCTGCTCGGTGTGCTCGACGATCTGGACCTGTACGAGCAGGAGGTCGTCCTCAGTCCGGGAGACGTCCTGCTGTGCGTCACGGACGGCGTCACCGAACGCCGCGAGGGGACCCGCATGCTGGGCGACGACGGTCTCGCCGATGTCCTGTCGACGTGTACGGGCCTGACGGCCGGAGCGGTCGCCTCACGCATCCTGCGGGCCGTGGAGCGCTTCGCAGCGGAGCCGGCCTCGGACGACATGGCGATCCTGGCCATGCGCGTCCCGGAGCCTCCCCTCCTCTGACGACTCCGGCTTCGGCTCCGCACACTTCACGGCAACGCGAAAGGCCCCCGCCATGTAGCGGGGGCCTTTCGTTGTTCTGAGCCCCAATGCGGAATCGAACCGCAGACCTTCTCCTTACCATGGAGACGCTCTACCGACTGAGCTATTGGGGCCTCGTTGCGCTGTGGCAACGAGGTAAACCATACACGGGATCAGGGGATACGCATAATCGCGTCCGCCGGCCCGGGAGTGGCACATGACCGGGAGCCAGAAACACCCGGGAGTGCGCGTAGGGGTGTATCTGGAGGCCGGGGCCGCGACGCCCGAGAACAGGATGCGGTGCCTGAAACGCAGAAAAGCCCCGCACCATCACGGTGCGGGGCTCTCCCACAATAATTGTTCGGCGGCGTCCTACTCTCCCACAGGGTCCCCCCTGCAGTACCATCGGCGCTGAAAGGCTTAGCTTCCGGGTTCGGAATGTAACCGGGCGTTTCCCTAACGCAATGACCACCGAAACACTATGAAACAATCAAACCAACCGGGCAACAACACAGCCGTTCGTTATTTCAGAACTAACACAGTGGACGCGAGCAACTGAGGACAAGCCCTCGGCCTATTAGTACCAGTCAGCTCCACCCGTTACCGGGCTTCCACATCTGGCCTATCAACCCAGTCGTCTACTGGGAGCCTTAACCCCTCAAAGGAGGTGGGAATACTCATCTCGAAGCAGGCTTCCCGCTTAGATGCTTTCAGCGGTTATCCTTTCCGAACGTAGCCAACCAGCCATGCCCTTGGCAGAACAACTGGCACACCAGAGGTTCGTCCGTCCCGGTCCTCTCGTACTAGGGACAGCCCTTCTCAATATTCCTACGCGCACAGCGGATAGGGACCGAACTGTCTCACGACGTTCTAAACCCAGCTCGCGTACCGCTTTAATGGGCGAACAGCCCAACCCTTGGGACCGACTCCAGCCCCAGGATGCGACGAGCCGACATCGAGGTGCCAAACCATCCCGTCGATATGGACTCTTGGGGAAGATCAGCCTGTTATCCCCGGGGTACCTTTTATCCGTTGAGCGACAGCGCTTCCACAAGCCACTGCCGGATCACTAGTCCCGACTTTCGTCCCTGCTCGACCCGTCGGTCTCACAGTCAAGCTCCCTTGTGCACTTACACTCAACACCTGATTACCAACCAGGCTGAGGGAACCTTTGGGCGCCTCCGTTACTCTTTAGGAGGCAACCGCCCCAGTTAAACTACCCATCAGACACTGTCCCTGATCCGGATCACGGACCCAGGTTAGACATCCAGCACGACCAGAGTGGTATTTCAACGACGACTCCACAACCACTGGCGTGGCCGCTTCACAGTCTCCCACCTATCCTACACAAGCCGAACCGAACACCAATATCAAACTGTAGTAAAGGTCCGGGTCTTTCCGTCCTGCTGCGCGAAACGAGCATCTTTACTCGTAGTGCAATTTCACCGGGCCTATGGTTGAGACAGTCGAGAAGTCGTTACGCCATTCGTGCAGGTCGGAACTTACCCGACAAGGAATTTCGCTACCTTAGGATGGTTATAGTTACCACCGCCGTTTACTGGCGCTTAAGTTCTCAGCTTCGCCACCCCGAAGAGCAGCTAACCGGTCCCCTTAACGTTCCAGCACCGGGCAGGCGTCAGTCCGTATACATCGCCTTACGGCTTCGCACGGACCTGTGTTTTTAGTAAACAGTCGCTTCTCGCTGGTCTCTGCGGCCACCCCCAGCTCAAGCAGCACGTGCTATCACCAGAAATGGCCCCCCTTCTCCCGAAGTTACGGGGGCATTTTGCCGAGTTCCTAACCATAGTTCACCCGAACGCCTCGGTATTCTCTACCTGACCACCTGAGTCGGTTTAGGGTACGGGCCGCCATGAAACTCGCTAGAGGCTTTTCTCGACAGCATAGGATCATCCACTTCACCACAATCGGCTCGGCATCAGGTCTCAGACTCCATGCACGACGGATTTACCTACCGTGCGTCCTACACCCTTACCCCGGGACAACCACCGCCCGGGCTGGACTACCTTCCTGCGTCACCCCATCGCTTACCTACTACAAGTCTGGTTCATCGGCTCCACCACTACCCTCAACTCCGAAGAGATCGGGCCGGCTTCACGGACTTAGCATCGCCTGATTCAGTACTGGGCGTTTCAAAGCGGGTACCGGAATATCAACCGGTTGTCCATCGACTACGCCTGTCGGCCTCGCCTTAGGTCCCGACTTACCCTGGGCAGATCAGCTTGACCCAGGAACCCTTAGTCAATCGGCGCACACGTTTCTCACGTGTGTATCGCTACTCATGCCTGCATTCTCACTCGTGAACCGTCCACAACTCGCTTCCGCGGCTGCTTCACCCGGCACACGACGCTCCCCTACCCATCCATACTCCCGTTGAGGATATGTGTATGAATGACACGACTTCGGCGGTACGCTTGAGCCCCGCTACATTGTCGGCGCGGAATCACTTGACCAGTGAGCTATTACGCACTCTTTCAAGGATGGCTGCTTCTAAGCCAACCTCCTGGTTGTCTCTGCGACTCCACATCCTTTCCCACTTAGCGTACGCTTAGGGGCCTTAGTCGATGCTCTGGGCTGTTTCCCTCTCGACCATGGAGCTTATCCCCCACAGTCTCACTGCCGCGCTCTCACTTACCGGCATTCGGAGTTTGGCTAAGGTCAGTAACCCGGTAGGGCCCATCGCCTATCCAGTGCTCTACCTCCGGCAAGAAACACACGACGCTGCACCTAAATGCATTTCGGGGAGAACCAGCTATCACGGAGTTTGATTGGCCTTTCACCCCTAACCACAGGTCATCCCCCAGGTTTTCAACCCTGGTGGGTTCGGTCCTCCACGAAGTCTTACCTCCGCTTCAACCTGCCCATGGCTAGATCACTCCGCTTCGGGTCTAGAGCGTGCAACTCAAACGCCCTGTTCGGACTCGCTTTCGCTACGGCTTCCCCACACGGGTTAACCTCGCTACACACCGCTAACTCGCAGGCTCATTCTTCAAAAGGCACGCAGTCACGACACAAGAAACAAGTTCCTTGTGCGACGCTCCCACGGCTTGTAGGCACACGGTTTCAGGTACTATTTCACTCCGCTCCCGCGGTACTTTTCACCATTCCCTCACGGTACTATCCGCTATCGGTCACCAGGAATATTTAGGCTTAGCGGGTGGTCCCGCCAGATTCACACGGGATTTCTCGGGCCCCGTGCTACTTGGTGTCTCTCAAACAAGCCGCTGATGTTTCAGCTACGGGGGTCTTACCCTCTACGCCGGACCTTTCGCATGTCCTTCGCCTACACCAACGGTTTCTGACTCGTCTCACAGCCGGCAGACCATGACAGAGAGATCCCACAACCCCGCATACGCAACCCCTGCCGGGTATCACACGCATACGGTTTGGCCTCATCCAGTTTCGCTCGCCACTACTCCCGGAATCACGGTTGTTTTCTCTTCCTGAGGGTACTGAGATGTTTCACTTCCCCTCGTTCCCTCCACACTGCCTATGTGTTCAGCAGCGGGTGACAGCCCATGACGACTGCCGGGTTTCCCCATTCGGAAACCCCCGGATCACAGCTCGGTTGACAGCTCCCCGGGGACTATCGTGGCCTCCCACGTCCTTCATCGGTTCCTGGTGCCAAGGCATCCACCGTGCGCCCTTAAAAACTTGGCCACAGATGCTCGCGTCCACTGTGCAGTTCTCAAACAACGACCAGCCACCCACCACCCCGCCCTTGCAGACGAGTTCACTGGGACCGGATCAGAAGGCTGCCTTACGGCCGTACCCTCAGACACCCAACAACGTGCCCGACACGACCGATCCCTCACCACGTTCCACGCCGAAGCAGTACTAGCAGTGATCAACCTGTCGTGCCGAATAGTCAACGTTCCACCCATGAGCTGACCACCGTCGGACATCTGCCGACGTAGTGGCTCTGGATTCCTTGCGGAATCTAGATGCTCCTTAGAAAGGAGGTGATCCAGCCGCACCTTCCGGTACGGCTACCTTGTTACGACTTCGTCCCAATCGCCAGTCCCACCTTCGACAGCTCCCTCCCACAAGGGGTTGGGCCACCGGCTTCGGGTGTTACCGACTTTCGTGACGTGACGGGCGGTGTGTACAAGGCCCGGGAACGTATTCACCGCAGCAATGCTGATCTGCGATTACTAGCAACTCCGACTTCATGGGGTCGAGTTGCAGACCCCAATCCGAACTGAGACCGGCTTTTTGAGATTCGCTCCGCCTCGCGGCATCGCAGCTCATTGTACCGGCCATTGTAGCACGTGTGCAGCCCAAGACATAAGGGGCATGATGACTTGACGTCGTCCCCACCTTCCTCCGAGTTGACCCCGGCAGTCTCCTGTGAGTCCCCATCACCCCGAAGGGCATGCTGGCAACACAGAACAAGGGTTACGCTCGTTGCGGGACTTAACCCAACATCTCACGACACGAGCTGACGACAGCCATGCACCACCTGTATACCGACCACAAGGGGGGCACCATCTCTGATGCTTTCCGGTATATGTCAAGCCTTGGTAAGGTTCTTCGCGTTGCGTCGAATTAAGCCACATGCTCCGCTGCTTGTGCGGGCCCCCGTCAATTCCTTTGAGTTTTAGCCTTGCGGCCGTACTCCCCAGGCGGGGAACTTAATGCGTTAGCTGCGGCACCGACGACGTGGAATGTCGCCAACACCTAGTTCCCAACGTTTACGGCGTGGACTACCAGGGTATCTAATCCTGTTCGCTCCCCACGCTTTCGCTCCTCAGCGTCAGTAATGGCCCAGAGATCCGCCTTCGCCACCGGTGTTCCTCCTGATATCTGCGCATTTCACCGCTACACCAGGAATTCCGATCTCCCCTACCACACTCTAGCTAGCCCGTATCGAATGCAGACCCGGGGTTAAGCCCCGGGCTTTCACATCCGACGTGACAAGCCGCCTACGAGCTCTTTACGCCCAATAATTCCGGACAACGCTTGCGCCCTACGTATTACCGCGGCTGCTGGCACGTAGTTAGCCGGCGCTTCTTCTGCAGGTACCGTCACTTGCGCTTCTTCCCTGCTGAAAGAGGTTTACAACCCGAAGGCCGTCATCCCTCACGCGGCGTCGCTGCATCAGGCTTTCGCCCATTGTGCAATATTCCCCACTGCTGCCTCCCGTAGGAGTCTGGGCCGTGTCTCAGTCCCAGTGTGGCCGGTCGCCCTCTCAGGCCGGCTACCCGTCGTCGCCTTGGTAGGCCATTACCCCACCAACAAGCTGATAGGCCGCGGGCTCATCCTTCACCGCCGGAGCTTTCAACCCCGTCCCATGCGGGACAGGGTGGTATCCGGTATTAGACCCCGTTTCCAGGGCTTGTCCCAGAGTGAAGGGCAGATTGCCCACGTGTTACTCACCCGTTCGCCACTAATCCACCACCGAAGTGATTTCATCGTTCGACTTGCATGTGTTAAGCACGCCGCCAGCGTTCGTCCTGAGCCAGGATCAAACTCTCCGTGAATGTTTACCCGTGATCGGGTGCACACACACGAGAGCGGAACAACCGGTCGGAATAAGACCCGTTGTTCACAGCGTCCTCGCTGTGTATTTCAAAAGGAACCGCGTCCCGACCAAAACGGCCGGAGACGGGGTATCAACATATCTGGCGTTGACTTTTGGCACGCTGTTGAGTTCTCAAGGAACGGACGCTTCCTTCGGTCCCGTATCACCGGGCCCCTCCGGGCGCTTCCCTTCATTTTTTCTTCTTTGTCCTGCTGTCTTGCGTTTCCGACTCTATCAGACTCTTTCGTGTCCGATTCCCGGCCGAAGCGGGCCGTGCAGTTTCACTTTCCAGGTCCACCGCTTTCGCGCTTTCGCTTTCCGGCGGTTCCAACTTACCAGACTCTTTTCCGTTCCGTTTCCGGTCCGAATTCGATTTCCGGTGGCCTGTGGAGTGGCCTTGCCTTTCGGCGGACCCGACTTTATCAGAGATTCTGAGTCGGAATTCCCGCCCGATCCGGAGTGCTGTCGACGCACGAGTGCGCACGGCGCTTCCCGTTCAGGCGGAGACGTAAACGTACTGGAGCAGGGCTCCTCGACGCAAATCGAGGGCCCCGCTCCAGGTCAGGCTGTCACGCGGGTCAGACCTCGACGACGACCGGAAGGATCATCGGGCGGCGGCGATAGGTGTCGGACACCCACTTGCCGACCGTCCGGCGCACCAGCTGCTGGAGCTGGTGGGGCTCCATCACGCCGTCCTGCGCCGACTTGTCCAGGGCTTCCTGGATCTTCGGAGTGACACCGGCGAACGCGTTGTCGTCGATGCCGGAACCGCGGGCCTGGATGTGGGGACCGCCCACGATCTTGCCGGAGGAGCTGTCGACCACGATGAACACCGAGATGATGCCCTCGTCGCCGAGGATGCGGCGGTCCTTGAGGGACGTCTCGGTGACGTCGCCGACGGACAGGCCGTCGACGTAGACGTAGCCGGCCTGAACCTTGCCGACGATCTTCGCCTTGCCGTCGATGAGGTCGACGACCACGCCGTCCTCGGCGATGACGATGTGGTCTTTCGGCACGCCGGTCAGGGCGCCCAGCTCGGCGTTGGCCCGCAGGTGGCGCCATTCGCCGTGGACCGGCATCAGGTTCTTCGGCTTGCAGATGTTGTAGAAGTACAGCAGCTCGCCGGCCGAGGCGTGGCCCGAGACGTGGACCTTGGCGTTGCCCTTGTGGACGACGTTGGCGCCCCAGCGGGTCAGGCCGTTGATCACGCGGTAGACCGCGTTCTCGTTGCCGGGGATGAGCGAGGAGGCGAGGATCACCGTGTCGCCCGGCACGATCCGGATCTGGTGGTCGCGGTTGGCCATCCGGGAGAGGGCTGCCATCGGCTCGCCCTGCGACCCCGTGCAGACCAGCACGACCTCGTCGTCCGGAAGGTCGTCCAGGGTCTTCACGTCGACGACCAGGCCGGCGGGAACGTTCAGATAGCCCAGGTCACGGGCGATACCCATGTTGCGGACCATCGAGCGGCCGACGAAGGCGACCCGGCGGCCGTACTCGTGGGCGGCGTCCAGGATCTGCTGGATGCGGTGCACGTGGCTGGCGAAGCTCGCCACGATGATGCGCTTCTGGGCGTTCGCGAACACCGTGCGCAGGACGTTGGAGATGTCCCGCTCCGGCGGCACGAAGCCGGGGACCTCGGCGTTCGTCGAGTCGGAGAGGAGGAGGTCGATGCCCTCCTCGCTGAGGCGCGCGAACGCGTGGAGGTCGGTGAGCCGGCCGTCCAGCGGAAGCTGGTCCATCTTGAAGTCACCGGTGGCCACGGCCATGCCCGCGGGCGTGCGGATGGCCACGGCGAGGGCGTCCGGGATCGAGTGGTTGACCGCGATGAACTCGCAGTCGAAGACGCCGATGCGCTCGCGCTGTCCTTCCTGCACCTCGAGGGTGTAGGGGCGGATGCGGTGCTCCTGGAGCTTCGCCTCGATGAGCGCGAGGGTCAGCTTCGAGCCGATGAGGGGGATGTCCGGCTTGAGGCGCAGCAGGTACGGGACACCACCGATGTGGTCCTCGTGGCCGTGCGTGAGGACGATGCCCTCGATGTCGTCCAGGCGGTCCCGGATCGTGGTGAAGTCCGGCAGGATCAGATCGATGCCCGGCTGCTCCTCCTCGGGGAAGAGGACGCCGCAGTCGACGATGAGCAGGCGTCCGCCGTACTCGAAGACCGTCATGTTGCGGCCGATCTCGCCGAGGCCGCCGAGCGGTGTGACCCGCAGGGCGCCCTTCGGGAGCTTCGGCGGGGTACCGAGTTCAGGGTGCGGATGACTCAAAAGACTCTCCTTACCACGCGCGCCACGTACCGCTGAGGCACGTGGCGCGCATGTCATTCGTGCACTTGCTGTTGTCTTGGGTGGTGCCCTGGCGAGTCGCCTCGCCTGTCGTCCTGCTGTTCAGTTGTGAAGTCCGTGATCAGAGATCTACCCCGCCGGCGGCGAGATCGATCTTGAGCTGGGCCGTCTCGTGCGCGCTGAGCTCCACCAGCGGCAGGCGCAGCGGTCCGGCCGGGAGGCCCTGGAGGGTCAGGGCGGCCTTCGTGGTGATGACGCCCTGGGTGCGGAACATGCCGGTGAAGACCGGGAGCAGCTTCTGGTGGATCTCGGTGGCTTTCTGGACGTCTCCGCTCAGGTGCGCCTCGATCAGGGACCGCAGGTCGGGGGAGACCACATGGCCGACGACGGAGACGAAGCCGACCGCGCCGACGGAGAGGAGCGGCAGGTTGAGCATGTCGTCGCCGGAGTACCAGGCGAGGCCGGATTCCGCGATGGCCCAGCTGGCGCGGCCCAGGTCGCCCTTGGCGTCCTTGTTGGCGACGATGCGCGGGTGTTCGGCCAGCCGGACGAGGGTCTCCGTGTCGATCGGCACGCCGCTCCGGCCGGGGATGTCGTACAGCATCACGGGAAGGCCGGTGGAGTCGGCGATGGCCGTGAAGTGGCGGAGGAGGCCCTCCTGCGGCGGCTTGTTGTAGTA is a genomic window of Streptomyces sp. YPW6 containing:
- a CDS encoding SpoIIE family protein phosphatase, with the translated sequence MGSAVITARAAATFEPVGRSVATARAFVRDTLQGWGYNDLVDDAVVLTSELVTNAVIHAGTAADVLCLRTGEGVRVEVSDHYPEREVPLQSSALDFGSPDRENGRGLLLCAALASRWGVEYSRTRKHVWFQLDLPERPVGIRSAGPVLPTSLLPVTDQRIRVAVVQIDSVGAISAWNDDAAYVFGHTAEQVTGKQFTDFVAWPHTPGTNTGIADALQLSRWEGSYGIRGADGRTIAVYASHLRVRDTDGDPSTVCLLVRDDERAVLQTPVRAPVSDASSDSRTVDPFEVFIGSPAPDDLDGLLQRTVERARDMLDADAAFLLLATDDETELEVRATTGLPSARQRFARVPVEAGTGRYGSARMPAVHEDLTAVPGAVPLLTDTGMRSVVTVPLKVEGRLTGSLGVAAEGAGRYSNEEALRLQFAADRIALAVESARLGELERLRRGSLSFLVEASDLLAGTLDRDQTLALMAQMTVPTLATWCAVYTIADQSSDPYLSYVLHEDEDLIDGLKALLSKIAPPDPVPTPGARVWAAPAEAGHRAALSTSTRSLAHDAPLSMSTATRTTLATAQAVGGETVVLPLVARNRVIGMLTLGKPSDDHFRQEILELAEDLSRRAALALDNARLYSERMAISQSLQRSLLPPGLPDVPNVEIEVIYRAAGEGNEVGGDFYDVFPIRDGAYGFAIGDVCGTGPEAAAVTGLARHALRLLAREGFGGPAVLERLNAAILDEGARSRFLTLLYGELWPQEDGSALLKVVCAGHPLPLRLRQDGSVESAAEPQPLLGVLDDLDLYEQEVVLSPGDVLLCVTDGVTERREGTRMLGDDGLADVLSTCTGLTAGAVASRILRAVERFAAEPASDDMAILAMRVPEPPLL
- a CDS encoding ribonuclease J, with translation MSHPHPELGTPPKLPKGALRVTPLGGLGEIGRNMTVFEYGGRLLIVDCGVLFPEEEQPGIDLILPDFTTIRDRLDDIEGIVLTHGHEDHIGGVPYLLRLKPDIPLIGSKLTLALIEAKLQEHRIRPYTLEVQEGQRERIGVFDCEFIAVNHSIPDALAVAIRTPAGMAVATGDFKMDQLPLDGRLTDLHAFARLSEEGIDLLLSDSTNAEVPGFVPPERDISNVLRTVFANAQKRIIVASFASHVHRIQQILDAAHEYGRRVAFVGRSMVRNMGIARDLGYLNVPAGLVVDVKTLDDLPDDEVVLVCTGSQGEPMAALSRMANRDHQIRIVPGDTVILASSLIPGNENAVYRVINGLTRWGANVVHKGNAKVHVSGHASAGELLYFYNICKPKNLMPVHGEWRHLRANAELGALTGVPKDHIVIAEDGVVVDLIDGKAKIVGKVQAGYVYVDGLSVGDVTETSLKDRRILGDEGIISVFIVVDSSSGKIVGGPHIQARGSGIDDNAFAGVTPKIQEALDKSAQDGVMEPHQLQQLVRRTVGKWVSDTYRRRPMILPVVVEV
- the dapA gene encoding 4-hydroxy-tetrahydrodipicolinate synthase, giving the protein MAPISTPQTPFGRVLTAMVTPFTADGALDLDGAQRLAAHLVDAGNDGLIVNGTTGESPTTSDSEKDQLVRAVLEAVGDRAHVVAGIGTNDTRHSVELARTAERSGAHGLLAVTPYYNKPPQEGLLRHFTAIADSTGLPVMLYDIPGRSGVPIDTETLVRLAEHPRIVANKDAKGDLGRASWAIAESGLAWYSGDDMLNLPLLSVGAVGFVSVVGHVVSPDLRSLIEAHLSGDVQKATEIHQKLLPVFTGMFRTQGVITTKAALTLQGLPAGPLRLPLVELSAHETAQLKIDLAAGGVDL